A stretch of the Aegilops tauschii subsp. strangulata cultivar AL8/78 chromosome 4, Aet v6.0, whole genome shotgun sequence genome encodes the following:
- the LOC109780210 gene encoding digalactosyldiacylglycerol synthase 2, chloroplastic, translating into MSARRHFAVFTTASLPWMTGTSINPLFRAAYLAKDGSRDATLVIPWLSLRDQELVYPTKIVFDSPLEQEGYVRRWIEERVDFRPSFSINFYPAKFSKEMRSILPVGDITECIPDEMADIAVLEEPEHLNWYHHGRRWKNKFRQVIGVIHTNYLAYVRREKNGQVIACCLRYANTWVTRIYCHKIIRLSGATQDLPKSVVCNVHGVNPKFLEVGRLKLKQLQNGEAAFTKGAYYIGKMVWSKGYRELLDLLSKYQSRLSDLEVDLYGSGEDSDEIRESAERLSLAVNVHPGRDHADPLFHDYKVFINPSTTDVVCTTSAEALAMGKIVICANHPSNEFFKQFPNCRIYNNDEEFVQVTLNALAEQPTPLTDMQMYDLSWEAATDRFMEAAEINLPTAEPRIQQASKTYFPTFLRTRKLKQSLEDASVYLHQALSGLEVTRCAFGAVPKTLQPDEQLRKDLGLASPPKRKKQKQKLMT; encoded by the exons ATGTCGGCGAGGCGGCATTTCGCTGTGTTCACCACAGCGAGCCTTCCATGGATGACGGGGACTTCCATCAATCCATTGTTCCGGGCAGCTTACCTTGCGAAGGATGGGAGCAGAGACGCCACCTTGGTGATCCCCTGGCTTTCTCTAAGGGACCAAGAGTTGGTTTACCCTACCAAGATTGTGTTCGATTCGCCGTTGGAGCAAGAGGGTTATGTTCGTCGCTGGATTGAGGAGAGGGTCGACTTCAGGCCATCATTCAGCATCAACTTCTACCCTGCTAAG TTTTCTAAAGAAATGAGAAGCATTCTACCTGTTGGGGATATCACAGAATGCATTCCAGATGAAATGGCCGATATTGCTGTTCTAGAGGAGCCCGAGCATCTAAATTGGTACCACCATGGGCGAAGATGGAAAAATAAGTTCAGACAAGTGATAGGTGTGATCCACACAAACTATCTAGCATATGTGAGAAGAGAAAAGAATGGACAAGTGATTGCCTGTTGCCTCAGATATGCAAACACTTGGGTTACCCGAATTTATTGCCACAAG ATAATCAGACTATCAGGTGCCACTCAAGATTTACCCAAATCTGTTGTATGCAATGTCCATGGTGTGAATCCAAAATTTCTTGAAGTTGGCAGGCTAAAATTGAAGCAGCTGCAGAATGGAGAGGCAGCCTTCACAAAAGGGGCCTACTACATTGGGAAGATGGTGTGGAGTAAGGGTTATAGGGAGCTTCTTGACCTTCTGTCCAAATATCAGAGCAGGTTAAGTGATCTTGAAGTAGATTTATATGGTAGTGGAGAAGATTCAGATGAAATCCGAGAATCTGCAGAGCGCTTAAGTTTGGCTGTAAATGTTCACCCTGGTCGTGATCATGCAGATCCATTATTCCATGA CTATAAAGTGTTCATCAACCCCAGCACAACAGATGTGGTCTGCACGACCTCAGCTGAGGCCCTTGCAATGGGAAAAATTGTTATATGTGCCAATCACCCTTCAAATGAGTTCTTCAAGCAGTTCCCCAACTGCCGTATCTACAACAACGATGAAGAGTTTGTACAAGTCACACTGAATGCTCTAGCAGAGCAGCCTACTCCATTAACAGATATGCAGATGTATGACTTGTCGTGGGAGGCAGCAACCGACAGATTCATGGAGGCTGCTGAGATTAACCTTCCTACAGCAGAGCCAAGAATCCAGCAAGCATCCAAGACATACTTCCCCACTTTTCTAAGGACTCGTAAACTGAAGCAAAGTTTGGAGGATGCATCAGTATACCTGCACCAAGCACTCTCAGGGCTGGAGGTCACCCGTTGCGCCTTTGGTGCTGTTCCAAAGACGCTGCAACCCGATGAGCAGCTGCGCAAAGATCTTGGCTTGGCTTCTCCCCCAAAGAGAAAAAAGCAGAAACAAAAGCTGATGACGTGA